A single candidate division SR1 bacterium Aalborg_AAW-1 DNA region contains:
- a CDS encoding putative CtpA-like serine protease, whose amino-acid sequence MLKYTYKRVLLTLILGLNALFSSFAYNGTDLLQELVGNSTTVSQTQVRYRGILKSSLQYTLVQQAIDQGYIKNKNLIIKLKYEFTNDSLRSRAQIYAGVRLPIYGDAAVTDETRSEAIKLIRAGYTSIKQPLPTNKEDIQQELIRLLERDRISDQKRINQLLKLLGDDPYAQNYSGKNAQDFDNLLQGELVGIGVSLQKDSENNTIIGHVYDGPAKNAGIQKGDSIIRVDNTMITKKTTLTDVGDLIQGKEGTTVVIALLRDNKVIEYTINRKKITIDPIVIEDIGTHSTLMTISMFQTNTYDSFIKKLPSLQQSKSIVIDLRNNLGGSLEDTRQMLNHFIPKGNTLYSIQTNTDTEKVISQGAKQSLSPSTPIYFLTNNDTASASEIFAGVIHEYYPNSKIIGTTTYGKGTVQTVYETSSQTVKFTTGKRLLGKSNTWIDGIGLQPDVIISDKIDTPQDEVIDYVLKQL is encoded by the coding sequence ATGCTCAAATATACATACAAACGAGTTCTTCTGACACTCATTCTCGGTCTGAATGCATTGTTTTCAAGTTTTGCTTATAATGGTACAGATCTCCTCCAAGAGCTTGTCGGTAATAGCACTACCGTATCACAGACTCAAGTACGTTATAGATGAATATTAAAAAGTTCTCTTCAGTATACTCTTGTTCAACAAGCAATTGATCAATGATATATCAAAAACAAAAATCTTATTATCAAACTCAAATATGAATTTACAAATGATAGTTTAAGATCGCGGGCACAGATCTATGCTGGAGTTCGTCTTCCCATTTATGGAGATGCGGCAGTAACCGATGAAACCCGATCTGAAGCAATTAAACTCATACGCGCAGGATATACCTCTATCAAACAACCACTTCCTACAAACAAAGAAGACATACAACAAGAACTCATCAGACTCTTAGAAAGAGATAGAATTTCTGACCAAAAAAGAATTAATCAGCTTTTAAAGTTACTTGGTGATGATCCTTATGCACAAAACTATAGTGGTAAAAATGCACAAGACTTTGATAACCTTCTCCAATGAGAGCTCGTAGGTATAGGCGTATCTCTACAAAAAGATAGTGAAAACAATACTATTATAGGTCATGTCTATGACGGTCCAGCAAAAAATGCAGGAATACAAAAGGGTGATAGTATTATTCGTGTCGATAATACTATGATTACAAAAAAAACCACACTGACCGATGTAGGAGATCTGATACAGTGAAAAGAATGAACAACAGTAGTGATTGCTCTTCTCAGAGATAATAAAGTTATAGAATATACTATAAACAGAAAAAAAATCACAATAGATCCTATTGTCATAGAGGATATTTGAACCCATAGTACACTCATGACGATTAGCATGTTTCAAACAAATACCTATGATAGCTTCATCAAAAAACTTCCATCATTACAACAAAGCAAAAGTATTGTGATCGATCTAAGAAACAATCTCTGATGAAGTCTTGAAGATACTAGACAAATGCTGAATCATTTTATACCCAAAGGTAATACCCTCTATTCGATCCAAACCAATACTGATACAGAAAAAGTAATTTCTCAGTGAGCAAAACAATCACTATCACCATCAACACCTATCTATTTTCTCACCAACAATGACACAGCATCAGCATCAGAAATTTTTGCTGGTGTAATTCATGAATACTATCCCAATAGTAAAATTATTGGTACAACAACCTATGGTAAATGAACAGTACAAACCGTATATGAAACAAGTTCACAAACAGTAAAATTTACCACAGGAAAACGGTTATTAGGAAAAAGTAATACATGGATTGATGGAATATGACTTCAACCTGATGTCATCATAAGTGATAAAATCGACACACCTCAAGATGAGGTTATTGATTATGTTTTAAAACAGCTATAA
- the recG gene encoding ATP-dependent DNA helicase RecG — translation MNFPRTHEDRSNIKPIQALDANGEIESVKAFVVEKKFIPTKSPKKLYEIRIQDEEGSQAVISLFNNPWAFKSYEVGQWYIITGKVVFEYRKIIFRHPDATKTSPPDIDEETETLAIGKSAPSPLQLLEQELYRITKNNTNTIDEHNLLYLAFLKKELSDRGYESTDHTDRALLINHTLLLAPKADGLSITDAYIRLKEYCQHHNFSGGILYYSDDHQRIKLLSYELQTIQPLPTSKPVSTSRNIDRIYPIYSEILGISPSWIARNMRKAIGVIPDYFKEYLPDEFLKEFGLLDVQTTIRNMHFPDSEDLLQMAQQRVYFDRLLRIQLHSLLARQEYQDTSIFSTDQHGIPDFDIIKEFIASLPFELTTAQKKVIKENIESLHSGKPMMRLLQGDVGSGKTIVAAIIGYYIIKKFNKQIVFLAPLSILAKQHYLSMAKLFLPLGIRVDLLEGSRTAKEKAHMKEEIKNGNIQVIVGTQAILQDNVGFFDLGLVVIDEQHKFGVRQRAFFHDHGTPHIIQMSATPIPRSLALAFFGEFDVSVIDELPAGRKAITTKIIDHKEWIKLAPWLRQKINEGQKIFVVAPLIEESETMELANVTEVFQATRELLPDYESQIGLLHGRMKPKEKDQIMNDFKSGKYTVLVATTVIEVGVDIPEATVMIIYNAERFGLSQLHQLRGRIGRNSLNSYCFLETKSKTGDTYKRLQAMEETQDGFKLAQIDLQYRGAGEILGTRQSGQTDLPMEILTDLKFIEKVKSGAERLLDHHPKLDGLPGLKKFVEEQIQHLLA, via the coding sequence ATGAATTTTCCGAGGACGCACGAAGATAGATCAAATATCAAACCTATCCAAGCTCTCGATGCCAATGGTGAGATAGAATCCGTAAAAGCATTTGTCGTAGAGAAAAAATTCATCCCGACCAAATCTCCGAAGAAACTCTACGAGATCCGTATCCAAGACGAAGAAGGAAGTCAGGCAGTGATCTCTTTGTTTAACAATCCATGGGCATTTAAATCCTATGAAGTCGGTCAGTGGTATATCATCACGGGGAAAGTCGTGTTTGAATATCGCAAGATAATCTTCCGTCATCCTGATGCGACCAAGACTTCTCCACCAGACATCGATGAAGAGACTGAGACTCTCGCTATTGGAAAATCTGCACCATCACCTCTCCAACTCCTCGAACAAGAACTCTATCGTATCACCAAAAACAATACCAATACGATCGATGAACATAATCTCCTCTATCTGGCTTTTTTGAAAAAAGAATTATCTGACAGATGATATGAAAGTACTGATCATACCGATCGTGCATTACTTATCAATCATACTCTTCTCCTCGCTCCCAAAGCTGATGGATTATCCATCACTGATGCCTATATCAGACTCAAAGAATACTGTCAGCACCACAACTTTTCTGGAGGTATACTCTACTATAGCGATGATCATCAGAGGATAAAGTTATTGAGTTATGAACTTCAAACTATACAACCTCTACCAACATCTAAACCAGTCTCCACTAGTCGAAATATTGATCGTATCTATCCTATCTATTCAGAAATTCTGGGTATATCACCATCATGGATTGCTCGCAATATGCGAAAAGCTATCTGAGTCATACCAGACTATTTTAAAGAATATCTTCCTGACGAGTTTCTCAAAGAATTTGGACTCTTGGATGTACAGACGACGATTCGCAATATGCATTTTCCTGATAGCGAAGATCTCTTACAGATGGCACAGCAGAGAGTCTACTTTGATAGGTTACTCAGGATACAATTACATTCACTGTTAGCGAGACAAGAATATCAAGATACAAGTATTTTTTCTACCGACCAACACTGAATACCAGATTTTGATATCATCAAAGAATTTATCGCTTCGCTTCCATTTGAACTCACTACAGCACAGAAAAAAGTGATCAAAGAAAATATCGAATCACTTCATAGTGGGAAACCTATGATGAGATTACTCCAGTGAGATGTAGGATCAGGAAAGACCATCGTCGCAGCGATCATCGGGTATTATATCATCAAGAAGTTTAACAAACAGATCGTCTTCCTCGCTCCACTCTCGATACTTGCCAAACAACATTACCTCAGTATGGCGAAACTCTTCTTACCACTCGGTATCAGAGTCGATCTTCTCGAAGGAAGTAGAACAGCGAAAGAAAAGGCACATATGAAAGAAGAGATCAAAAATGGAAACATCCAAGTCATCGTGGGTACACAAGCGATATTACAAGACAATGTATGATTCTTTGATCTATGATTGGTCGTGATCGATGAACAGCATAAGTTCTGAGTCAGACAGAGAGCTTTTTTTCATGATCATGGCACACCGCATATCATCCAGATGAGTGCTACTCCGATCCCAAGATCATTGGCGTTGGCGTTTTTTGGAGAATTTGATGTGAGTGTCATCGACGAATTACCAGCTGGTCGTAAAGCCATCACGACAAAAATCATCGATCACAAAGAATGGATCAAACTAGCACCATGGCTCAGACAAAAGATCAACGAATGACAAAAAATCTTCGTCGTAGCACCACTGATCGAAGAAAGCGAGACTATGGAACTTGCTAATGTAACAGAAGTATTTCAAGCTACAAGAGAACTCCTTCCTGACTATGAATCACAGATCGGATTGTTACATGGACGTATGAAACCCAAAGAAAAAGATCAGATCATGAATGATTTTAAATCTGGAAAATACACCGTACTCGTCGCGACGACTGTAATAGAAGTAGGAGTAGATATACCCGAAGCGACCGTGATGATTATTTACAATGCAGAGAGATTCTGACTCTCACAACTTCATCAGTTGAGATGAAGAATAGGAAGAAATAGTCTGAATTCGTACTGTTTTTTAGAAACAAAAAGCAAAACCTGAGATACTTACAAGAGACTACAAGCCATGGAAGAGACACAAGATGGATTTAAACTTGCACAGATCGATCTCCAATATCGTGGAGCTGGTGAGATACTCGGTACGAGACAAAGCGGACAGACTGATCTCCCGATGGAAATCCTCACCGATCTGAAATTTATCGAAAAAGTAAAATCCTGAGCAGAACGACTCCTCGACCATCATCCCAAACTCGACTGACTTCCAGGATTGAAAAAATTTGTAGAAGAACAGATACAGCATTTATTGGCGTAA
- the gatB gene encoding Aspartyl/glutamyl-tRNA(Asn/Gln) amidotransferase subunit B encodes MSYFLTIGLEIHLKVKSSTKLFCACTNSQDMEMLVPNTNICPVCTGQPGALPILQVEPMMKSLLMGRALHCTIHPTSAFDRKSYFYPDLPMGYQITQFHTPTMTDGQVEFFNESFEQSETIGIQQIQMETDTAKSIHTAGASLIDYNRAATPLIEIVTKPEFHTSDQVASFLKELQRIARYNDISDADMEKGQMRVDVNISISKDSTRGTRNEIKNMNSISAIMRAIDHEYNRQVAVLESGGEIVQATRRRDDIAGESFVMRSKEDALDYRYMPEPDLPPLTITREILDEIDTAPLLLPSVFITRCRKEFGFHKEYINALINDKETLDYFLTCLDDGCNPTQTVKWIAGPMLAYTKEHFLTLSELKFDRGQFVAFLRMIEEGNLISNQYKMIMEQMIATGKSPDELIKELGFDAVQSNDDEIISVIQTILAANPTIVEQYKGGKETAIGFFVGQVMKALAGKIDPNKAKELLEGELRK; translated from the coding sequence ATGTCCTACTTTCTCACGATCGGTCTTGAAATTCACCTCAAAGTCAAATCTTCTACCAAGCTCTTCTGTGCCTGTACAAATAGTCAAGATATGGAGATGCTGGTTCCCAATACTAATATCTGTCCCGTGTGTACTGGACAACCAGGAGCATTACCTATCTTACAGGTCGAACCGATGATGAAGTCACTCCTCATGGGACGTGCATTACACTGTACTATCCATCCTACGTCAGCATTTGATAGAAAGTCATACTTCTATCCTGACCTTCCCATGGGATATCAAATCACTCAATTTCACACCCCAACCATGACAGATGGTCAGGTAGAATTTTTTAATGAATCTTTTGAACAATCTGAAACTATAGGCATCCAACAGATACAAATGGAGACAGATACCGCGAAGTCTATCCATACGGCAGGAGCAAGTCTCATCGATTATAATCGTGCTGCGACTCCGCTTATTGAAATTGTTACCAAACCCGAATTTCATACCTCTGATCAAGTAGCGTCATTTCTCAAAGAACTCCAAAGAATAGCTCGTTATAATGATATCTCTGATGCTGATATGGAAAAAGGTCAGATGAGAGTGGATGTGAATATTTCTATCAGTAAAGATAGTACTCGAGGGACCAGAAACGAGATCAAAAATATGAACTCTATCTCAGCCATCATGAGAGCGATCGATCACGAATATAACAGACAAGTAGCTGTGTTAGAATCAGGAGGAGAGATAGTACAAGCAACACGTAGACGAGATGATATCGCTGGAGAATCGTTTGTCATGAGATCAAAAGAAGATGCTCTCGATTATCGTTATATGCCAGAGCCAGATCTTCCTCCTTTGACGATTACTCGTGAGATCCTGGATGAAATTGATACTGCTCCACTCCTCTTACCATCAGTATTTATCACTCGTTGTCGCAAGGAGTTTGGATTTCACAAAGAATATATCAATGCTCTGATCAATGACAAAGAGACACTCGACTACTTCCTTACCTGTCTAGATGATGGATGTAATCCTACACAGACCGTCAAATGGATAGCATGACCAATGTTGGCATATACCAAAGAACACTTTCTGACACTATCTGAGTTGAAATTTGATAGAGGACAATTTGTCGCATTTCTTCGTATGATCGAAGAAGGAAATCTCATCTCAAATCAATACAAGATGATCATGGAACAGATGATCGCTACAGGAAAATCTCCTGATGAACTTATCAAAGAACTCTGATTTGATGCTGTACAATCAAACGACGATGAGATCATCTCAGTCATCCAAACGATCTTAGCTGCCAATCCTACGATCGTAGAACAATATAAGTGATGAAAAGAGACTGCTATCGGATTTTTTGTCGGACAAGTGATGAAAGCCCTGGCTGGGAAAATCGATCCAAATAAGGCAAAGGAGTTGTTGGAGGGAGAGTTGAGGAAATAA